A region of Alosa alosa isolate M-15738 ecotype Scorff River chromosome 17, AALO_Geno_1.1, whole genome shotgun sequence DNA encodes the following proteins:
- the ntf3 gene encoding neurotrophin-3 — protein MVTFITILQVNLVMSVLLYVMFLAYLYGIQATSMDRQRLSPDPINSLIIKLLQADISRTRPRQQQERPAQHVPPPSGMVPATVPLGSRDGVSPRRSSGYQPVTDISLELLQQHKRFNSPRVLLSDRPPMQPPPLYLIDDFVSSVEGGGGGNKTRKKRYAEHKSYRGEYSVCDSESQWVTDKINAVDIRGNKVTVLGVIPSVGRPDVKQYFYETKCRNSKPFKNGCRGIDDKHWNSQCKTTQTYVRALTQDKVTVGWRWIRIDTSCVCALSRKRRKT, from the exons ATGGTTACCTTTATTACG ATCTTACAGGTGAATCTAGTAATGTCCGTCCTGCTGTACGTGATGTTCCTCGCGTACCTATATGGTATCCAGGCGACATCCATGGACAGGCAACGGCTCTCGCCAGACCCCATCAACTCCCTCATTATCAAGCTCCTGCAGGCCGACATCAGCCGGACCAGACCCAGGCAGCAGCAAGAGAGGCCAGCCCAGCACGTGCCACCTCCCTCGGGCATGGTCCCAGCCACAGTCCCCTTGGGCTCCCGGGACGGAGTTTCGCCGCGGCGGAGCTCGGGCTACCAGCCGGTGACGGATATTTCCCTGGAGCTCCTGCAGCAGCACAAGCGCTTCAACTCTCCGCGGGTGTTGCTAAGCGACCGGCCGCCCATGCAGCCTCCGCCGCTGTACCTCATTGACGACTTTGTGAGCTCGGTCGAAGGCGGCGGCGGCGGGAATAAGACACGGAAGAAGCGCTACGCCGAGCACAAGAGCTACCGCGGCGAGTACTCGGTCTGCGACAGCGAGAGCCAGTGGGTCACGGACAAGATCAACGCCGTGGATATCCGCGGCAACAAGGTGACCGTGCTGGGGGTCATCCCAAGCGTGGGCCGACCAGACGTCAAGCAGTACTTTTACGAGACCAAGTGTCGGAACTCCAAGCCCTTTAAGAATGGCTGCCGGGGGATCGACGACAAGCACTGGAACTCGCAGTGCAAGACGACGCAAACGTACGTGCGTGCGCTAACCCAGGACAAGGTGACCGTGGGCTGGCGCTGGATACGAATAGacacctcgtgtgtgtgtgcgctctcgCGGAAACGCCGCAAGACGTAA